A part of Thermococcus sp. SY098 genomic DNA contains:
- a CDS encoding 2-oxoacid:acceptor oxidoreductase subunit alpha, translating to MPKFIKDVSIVLGGAAGQGIQTVEETLTRVLKLSGYNVYANKEYMSRVRGGVNTTEIRVSSEKVRAFVRRIDILIPFKRGVLPWVEKRISKNTVVLGEKENVEEEFLENVTFIEVPLSKISKEVGSSLYLNTVAAGVIAGLFHADIKVLEEYLRKRFGGKGEEIVEKNIEAAIRGYTLGRKLCEEKKVEIEVSKDESVKDDILLSGTEAIALGALAGGMNFLSFYPMSPSTGVAVFLAQHAEDFEIIVEQVEDEISAINMALGAWFAGARAMVTTSGGGFALMTEAISLAGMAENPVVVHLAQRPGPATGLPTRTMQGDLNLALHAGHGEFPRIILAPGTIEEAFYLTAEAFNLADKYQVPVIIMTDEYLVDTYYNIPDIEFDRIKVEKYVVEAEEDYKRYKLTEDGISPRAIPGYGKGIVVANGNEHDEYGDITEDEELSRIMQEKRAIRKLETIKKSAKLPKLIGDENARYLVIGWGSTFHVIREALEQLNIDDIAFLHFSWVYPLREDIREMFDGRVIIDIESNVTGQFAQLLKRELGVEVDYKILKYDGRPFSVEEICNALKGVLK from the coding sequence ATGCCGAAGTTTATAAAAGATGTTTCTATTGTTTTGGGTGGTGCAGCTGGACAGGGGATACAGACTGTTGAAGAAACCCTTACCAGAGTTCTAAAGCTCTCTGGTTACAACGTTTATGCAAACAAAGAGTACATGTCCCGAGTAAGGGGAGGGGTGAACACCACGGAGATAAGGGTTTCATCAGAAAAAGTTAGGGCATTTGTCAGAAGAATAGATATCTTAATACCTTTTAAGCGTGGGGTTCTACCATGGGTTGAAAAGAGAATATCAAAGAATACTGTTGTCCTTGGTGAAAAAGAAAACGTTGAAGAGGAATTCTTAGAAAATGTAACCTTTATTGAGGTTCCATTGAGCAAAATATCTAAGGAGGTTGGAAGCTCTCTTTATCTAAACACCGTTGCTGCGGGTGTAATAGCGGGCCTTTTCCACGCTGACATCAAAGTTCTGGAGGAATATCTAAGAAAAAGATTTGGAGGCAAAGGGGAGGAAATTGTTGAGAAGAATATTGAAGCAGCCATAAGAGGATACACTCTGGGCAGAAAGCTGTGTGAGGAGAAAAAAGTGGAAATTGAAGTGTCCAAAGATGAGAGTGTCAAGGATGATATTCTTCTCAGCGGAACTGAAGCCATAGCCTTGGGAGCATTAGCTGGGGGAATGAACTTTCTCAGCTTCTACCCAATGTCACCCTCAACTGGAGTAGCTGTTTTCTTAGCGCAGCATGCAGAGGATTTTGAAATAATTGTTGAGCAGGTTGAAGATGAGATTTCTGCTATAAACATGGCTTTGGGTGCATGGTTTGCTGGAGCAAGGGCTATGGTAACAACATCTGGTGGTGGCTTTGCTTTAATGACAGAGGCAATAAGCTTGGCAGGCATGGCCGAGAACCCCGTGGTTGTTCATCTTGCCCAAAGACCTGGTCCTGCCACTGGTCTGCCAACAAGAACAATGCAGGGCGACCTCAATCTGGCTTTGCATGCAGGTCATGGTGAATTTCCAAGAATCATCTTAGCACCGGGCACCATTGAGGAGGCATTCTACCTCACGGCAGAGGCATTCAACTTAGCCGATAAATATCAAGTTCCCGTTATAATAATGACCGATGAGTATCTTGTGGACACTTACTACAACATCCCCGACATTGAATTCGACAGAATTAAAGTGGAAAAGTATGTGGTGGAGGCAGAAGAAGACTACAAAAGGTACAAGCTTACAGAAGATGGTATTTCTCCAAGGGCTATTCCAGGATATGGAAAGGGTATAGTAGTTGCCAATGGAAATGAGCATGATGAGTATGGGGATATAACTGAAGATGAAGAACTTTCAAGGATAATGCAGGAGAAAAGAGCCATAAGAAAGCTTGAAACCATTAAGAAAAGCGCAAAACTTCCAAAACTTATCGGGGATGAAAACGCCAGATATCTCGTAATAGGCTGGGGATCAACCTTCCATGTAATAAGGGAAGCACTTGAGCAGCTTAATATAGATGATATCGCGTTTCTGCACTTCTCATGGGTGTATCCTCTCAGAGAGGATATCAGGGAAATGTTTGATGGAAGAGTGATCATTGACATTGAAAGCAATGTAACGGGTCAGTTTGCCCAGCTCCTGAAGAGAGAGCTCGGTGTTGAGGTTGATTATAAGATCCTCAAGTATGATGGAAGACCCTTTTCTGTTGAAGAAATCTGCAATGCCCTTAAGGGGGTGTTAAAATGA
- a CDS encoding thiamine pyrophosphate-dependent enzyme, producing MNLDPKIFEPKRPGSQDVAWCPGCGNFGIRNILKRAFVELGLNPWEVVIISGIGQAAKMPHYINVHGYHTLHGRAIPIATAVKASNPELTVIAEGGDGDMYAEGGNHLIHAIRRNPNITVLIHDNQIYGLTKGQASPTTMLGMKTPTQPWGVFEEPFNPIALAVALNASFVARTFMGYFKESVEIIKEAIQHKGLAIVDILHPCVSFNKLNTYTWYREHTYWMKDHDPYDREEAFKRAIEKDPLPLGIFYINKRPTFEEMSPAYKKDKTPLWKRVPKVEEIKRILDLKRRF from the coding sequence ATGAATTTAGACCCAAAAATTTTTGAGCCTAAAAGACCGGGGAGTCAAGATGTTGCATGGTGCCCCGGGTGTGGAAACTTTGGAATTAGGAATATCCTGAAGAGAGCTTTTGTTGAGCTTGGGCTAAATCCTTGGGAGGTTGTTATCATCAGTGGTATAGGGCAGGCAGCCAAGATGCCTCACTACATCAATGTTCATGGCTACCACACCCTCCATGGAAGGGCAATCCCAATCGCAACTGCAGTTAAGGCATCAAACCCCGAGCTTACAGTCATAGCTGAAGGCGGAGATGGAGATATGTATGCTGAAGGCGGGAACCACTTGATTCATGCAATAAGAAGAAACCCAAACATAACGGTCCTCATACACGACAACCAGATTTATGGTTTGACAAAGGGACAGGCATCCCCAACTACAATGCTTGGAATGAAAACTCCGACACAGCCCTGGGGTGTTTTTGAAGAACCCTTCAACCCAATTGCCCTCGCTGTGGCTCTCAATGCTTCATTTGTTGCAAGAACGTTCATGGGGTACTTCAAGGAAAGCGTGGAAATTATAAAGGAGGCAATTCAGCATAAAGGTCTTGCTATAGTTGACATACTCCATCCATGTGTGAGCTTCAATAAATTAAACACCTACACTTGGTACAGGGAGCATACATACTGGATGAAAGATCATGATCCATATGATAGAGAGGAGGCTTTTAAGAGGGCAATTGAAAAAGATCCCTTGCCCCTGGGCATCTTTTATATAAATAAAAGACCAACGTTTGAGGAAATGTCCCCTGCATATAAAAAGGATAAAACCCCGCTGTGGAAGAGGGTTCCGAAGGTTGAAGAAATAAAAAGAATTTTGGATTTAAAGAGGAGGTTTTGA
- a CDS encoding peroxiredoxin produces the protein MVKVGDTAPDFSLKDQNGEEFKLSDYRGKKVLLSFHPLAWTSICAQQMKDLERNYKRFEELNVVPVGISVDSVPCKKAWADHLGLRKLRILSDFWPHGKVAKLYGVFRESNGFSERANIIVDEEGKIVFVKVYPIRELPDIEEILKFLEK, from the coding sequence ATGGTAAAAGTTGGCGACACTGCTCCCGATTTTAGTCTAAAGGATCAAAATGGAGAAGAATTTAAGCTATCGGACTATAGGGGAAAGAAAGTTCTGCTTTCCTTTCACCCCCTTGCATGGACGAGCATCTGTGCTCAGCAGATGAAAGACTTAGAGAGAAATTACAAGCGTTTTGAAGAGCTAAATGTGGTTCCAGTAGGAATAAGTGTTGATTCAGTTCCATGTAAGAAAGCATGGGCTGATCACTTAGGACTAAGAAAACTGAGGATTTTATCGGACTTCTGGCCTCATGGGAAAGTTGCTAAGCTTTACGGAGTCTTTAGAGAGAGCAATGGCTTTTCTGAGAGAGCAAATATAATAGTGGACGAAGAGGGGAAGATAGTGTTTGTCAAGGTATATCCTATCAGGGAGTTGCCTGACATTGAGGAGATATTAAAGTTCCTTGAGAAATGA
- a CDS encoding FprA family A-type flavoprotein, whose protein sequence is MPKVWIEKILDKPELYLLRVDDDQIKYFEATWEIPEGITYNAYLLKLENAVVLFDAWKKNYTKEFIDALSKLVDPKEITHIVVHHTEPDHSGAISEVLRLNGHRAQLIGTSFAKRLLEAFYGSKAVENFYTIKDGEEIKIGGMTFRFITVPWLHWPDTMITYIVEEGLMFSCDAGGGYSIPKTIDDSDEEVVQEYLPYVTKYIVTVIGHYHKYIVQNIEKLKKLGIIEKTKMILPGHGLIWRKNPKRIFEHYEAVGAGVPKRGKVLVIYDSMYGFVEKAIGIALDELKKHGYTPVVYRFTDKEAPAVSDILGEVPDSEALIIGASTYEANIHPRVRYVLYEIVDKANYEKPVLILGAYGWAGVAGREIETMIMRSKFDHVDTIEARGNATEEDEERIRESVRKLIQKLGK, encoded by the coding sequence ATGCCAAAGGTTTGGATCGAAAAGATTCTTGATAAACCCGAGCTTTATCTGCTTAGAGTTGACGACGACCAAATAAAATACTTTGAGGCGACTTGGGAAATTCCTGAGGGGATAACTTACAACGCCTATCTTTTGAAGCTTGAAAATGCTGTCGTACTTTTCGACGCTTGGAAAAAGAACTATACGAAAGAATTTATTGATGCACTTTCAAAACTTGTTGATCCCAAGGAGATAACACATATAGTAGTTCACCACACTGAGCCTGACCACAGCGGTGCTATTTCTGAAGTGCTTAGGCTCAATGGCCATAGAGCTCAGCTTATAGGAACAAGCTTTGCAAAGAGACTTCTTGAGGCTTTCTATGGGTCAAAAGCTGTTGAAAACTTTTACACAATTAAAGATGGCGAAGAAATAAAGATAGGTGGGATGACTTTCCGCTTCATAACCGTTCCATGGCTTCATTGGCCCGACACAATGATAACTTACATAGTTGAGGAAGGTTTAATGTTCAGCTGTGATGCTGGCGGTGGGTATTCTATTCCAAAGACCATAGATGACAGTGATGAGGAAGTTGTTCAAGAGTACCTACCTTATGTCACCAAGTACATAGTCACCGTCATAGGCCATTACCACAAGTACATAGTTCAGAATATTGAAAAGCTTAAAAAGCTTGGCATAATCGAAAAAACAAAAATGATTCTGCCAGGTCATGGTTTAATCTGGCGGAAGAATCCAAAGAGAATTTTTGAACATTATGAAGCAGTTGGAGCTGGAGTTCCAAAGAGAGGCAAAGTACTTGTGATATATGACTCAATGTATGGCTTTGTTGAAAAAGCTATTGGGATAGCCTTAGATGAACTTAAGAAACATGGTTATACCCCAGTTGTGTATCGGTTCACTGATAAAGAAGCTCCAGCAGTTAGTGATATTCTCGGTGAGGTTCCAGACAGTGAGGCACTTATAATTGGAGCATCAACATATGAAGCGAACATCCATCCACGGGTTAGGTATGTCCTCTACGAGATAGTTGATAAGGCAAATTATGAGAAACCTGTGTTAATCCTCGGTGCCTACGGCTGGGCTGGAGTTGCTGGAAGGGAAATCGAGACCATGATAATGAGGAGCAAGTTTGACCATGTTGACACAATCGAAGCCAGAGGAAACGCCACTGAGGAAGACGAGGAGAGGATAAGGGAGAGCGTCAGAAAGCTCATCCAGAAGCTCGGAAAATGA
- a CDS encoding ferritin family protein produces MISMEEEIVKKLEKLPEREILGYAIASEEDAIQFYLKLSEGKGELIAEFFKDLAKAEQAHKTLLLNLHENLFGSKEYTVSGDVLFAESTVNIVTLGNLVEALKTALMTEKTAERVYTLLAQKLPEHRILFDFLAAQERAHYRAIEAHEEYLEGLMRGKPEYVEAPPHVISNQVEIYYKPRT; encoded by the coding sequence ATGATATCAATGGAAGAGGAGATCGTTAAGAAGTTGGAGAAACTGCCCGAAAGGGAAATTTTGGGATACGCGATTGCGTCTGAGGAGGACGCAATACAGTTCTATCTTAAGCTTTCCGAAGGAAAGGGGGAGCTAATAGCTGAATTCTTTAAAGATCTTGCAAAGGCTGAACAAGCACATAAAACACTCCTTCTAAACCTGCATGAGAACCTCTTTGGAAGCAAGGAGTATACAGTTTCGGGAGATGTTCTATTTGCTGAGAGCACAGTCAATATTGTAACTTTGGGAAACCTTGTGGAGGCCCTAAAGACTGCCCTTATGACCGAGAAGACCGCTGAAAGAGTTTATACCCTCTTGGCACAAAAACTCCCCGAGCATAGGATTCTTTTTGATTTCTTGGCTGCACAGGAGAGGGCTCATTATAGGGCTATTGAAGCTCATGAGGAGTATCTTGAGGGATTAATGAGGGGAAAACCTGAATACGTTGAAGCACCTCCTCATGTGATATCCAATCAAGTTGAGATATACTACAAACCCAGAACCTAG
- a CDS encoding NAD(P)/FAD-dependent oxidoreductase, whose translation MKLLIVGNGIAGVTLAKELSNDFDITIIDRETVPYYSKPMLSHYIAGFVDEKSLFPYSFDWYEKKSIKLKLGADAKVIDRARKRVITSEGELDYDILVLATGARAREPMVDGREHLNVLRTLDDARAIKEILEREGDAVILGGGFIALELAGNLAKAGYGVKLIHRRSTLLGLDEELSRILKKRLEDVGVEFYLNTNLVKADERGILTDRGYVEGKLKVCAFGIIPNREIAVRSGIHAGRGILIDDRFRTSAKDIYAIGDCAEYNGIICGTARASMEHARVLADLLRGGDEKYDFEFRSSIFKLAGFSVAIIGKIGGYGRWIDENIKLFIDHRGRIIGAVVLDDLRSATKLEKLIKSGAEYNELL comes from the coding sequence ATGAAACTTTTAATAGTTGGAAACGGCATTGCTGGGGTCACGCTGGCAAAAGAGCTGTCTAATGACTTCGATATTACAATAATCGACAGGGAAACCGTACCATATTACAGCAAGCCCATGCTGAGCCATTACATAGCCGGTTTTGTTGATGAAAAGTCACTCTTCCCCTATTCTTTTGACTGGTATGAAAAGAAGAGCATAAAGCTGAAACTTGGAGCTGACGCCAAGGTGATAGACAGAGCAAGGAAAAGGGTGATAACCTCAGAGGGAGAACTTGACTATGACATTCTTGTTCTTGCAACGGGAGCAAGGGCAAGGGAGCCCATGGTAGACGGCAGGGAGCACTTAAACGTATTGAGAACACTTGACGATGCAAGGGCAATAAAAGAGATCCTTGAGCGAGAAGGAGATGCAGTAATTCTGGGGGGAGGATTTATAGCACTTGAGCTTGCTGGAAATCTTGCGAAAGCAGGTTATGGTGTAAAGCTCATTCACAGGAGGAGTACCCTCCTTGGTCTCGATGAGGAGCTGAGCAGAATATTGAAAAAAAGGCTTGAAGATGTGGGAGTTGAGTTTTACCTCAATACGAATTTGGTAAAGGCTGACGAGCGTGGAATCCTTACAGATAGGGGGTACGTAGAAGGGAAGCTTAAAGTGTGTGCTTTTGGTATAATACCAAATAGAGAAATTGCAGTGAGGAGTGGAATACATGCTGGAAGGGGTATTCTGATAGATGATAGATTCAGAACATCCGCAAAAGACATCTATGCAATAGGGGACTGTGCAGAGTACAACGGCATAATTTGCGGAACTGCCAGAGCTTCCATGGAACATGCAAGGGTTCTGGCAGACCTGCTTCGTGGAGGAGATGAGAAGTATGACTTTGAATTTCGTTCATCAATTTTCAAGCTCGCCGGCTTTTCCGTGGCAATCATTGGTAAGATTGGTGGTTATGGCAGATGGATAGATGAAAACATCAAACTCTTCATTGATCATCGGGGGAGAATCATTGGGGCAGTAGTTCTTGACGACTTAAGATCCGCTACGAAGCTTGAGAAACTCATCAAGAGTGGGGCAGAGTACAATGAGCTTCTGTGA
- a CDS encoding rubrerythrin family protein translates to MVVKREMTKKFLSEAYAGESQAHMRYMIFAEVAEKEGFPNIAKLFRAIAFAELVHARNHLKAIGGVKDTVENLQVAIDGETFEVEEMYPAYKAVAELQGENEAVRSTTYALEAEKIHAELYRKAKELAKEKKDIEIKKVYICPVCGYTAVDEAPEKCPVCGVPKEKFVVFE, encoded by the coding sequence ATGGTTGTGAAAAGGGAAATGACAAAGAAGTTTTTAAGCGAAGCTTATGCAGGTGAAAGCCAGGCACACATGAGGTACATGATTTTTGCCGAGGTCGCTGAGAAGGAGGGATTCCCAAACATTGCAAAGCTTTTTAGAGCCATTGCATTTGCAGAACTGGTTCATGCAAGGAACCATCTTAAAGCCATTGGAGGAGTTAAAGACACCGTGGAGAACCTGCAAGTGGCAATAGATGGGGAAACTTTCGAAGTTGAGGAAATGTACCCAGCATACAAAGCTGTCGCGGAATTACAAGGAGAGAACGAAGCTGTTAGGAGCACCACTTATGCCTTAGAGGCGGAGAAAATACATGCTGAGCTATACAGAAAAGCCAAGGAGCTTGCAAAAGAAAAGAAGGATATAGAGATTAAGAAGGTTTACATATGCCCTGTCTGTGGTTACACTGCAGTTGATGAAGCCCCAGAGAAGTGTCCTGTTTGTGGTGTTCCAAAGGAGAAGTTTGTTGTCTTTGAGTGA
- the rd gene encoding rubredoxin, with the protein MAKWKCLVCGYIYDEEEGDPDAGIAPGTKFEELPDDWVCPLCGAGKDMFEKIE; encoded by the coding sequence ATGGCAAAGTGGAAGTGTTTAGTCTGTGGATACATATATGATGAAGAGGAAGGAGATCCAGATGCCGGTATAGCCCCGGGAACAAAATTTGAAGAGCTCCCAGATGACTGGGTTTGTCCCCTCTGCGGAGCCGGAAAAGACATGTTTGAGAAAATAGAATGA
- a CDS encoding class II SORL domain-containing protein — translation MLSKTIASGDWKGEKHVPVIEYKKEGDLLEVEVSVGKEIPHPNTPEHHIAWIELYFHPDGEKFPIMVGRVAFTNHGDPLTEPKAKFYIRTSKKGKLYALSYCNIHGLWENSVDVE, via the coding sequence ATGCTGAGCAAAACTATAGCTTCTGGAGATTGGAAAGGAGAGAAGCACGTTCCAGTTATAGAGTACAAGAAAGAAGGTGACCTGTTGGAGGTAGAGGTTAGCGTTGGAAAGGAAATTCCTCATCCCAATACACCGGAGCACCACATAGCTTGGATTGAGCTCTACTTCCACCCAGATGGGGAGAAGTTCCCAATTATGGTTGGAAGAGTAGCCTTTACAAACCATGGGGATCCCCTAACAGAGCCAAAGGCAAAGTTCTACATTAGAACAAGCAAGAAGGGCAAGCTCTATGCTTTGAGCTACTGCAACATTCACGGACTCTGGGAAAATAGTGTTGACGTTGAGTGA
- a CDS encoding iron-sulfur cluster assembly protein: protein MKIYSPDREYPPKYREVLEELKKITDPVTGGDILDSGVVAGIEVTKDTLKIWLRFESHAEYNIIGESPIAYSKIIGDIMERFALVKFDNVYVYDLGNKIVGKFENKGRYKPEDLREG from the coding sequence ATGAAAATTTACAGTCCAGATAGAGAGTATCCTCCAAAATATCGTGAGGTCCTTGAAGAGCTTAAAAAGATAACTGATCCTGTAACTGGTGGGGATATACTTGACTCAGGCGTCGTTGCTGGCATTGAGGTGACCAAGGACACCCTAAAGATATGGCTGAGATTTGAAAGCCACGCTGAGTACAACATCATAGGGGAATCCCCAATAGCATACTCAAAGATAATCGGTGACATAATGGAGCGTTTTGCACTTGTTAAATTTGATAATGTTTATGTTTATGACCTGGGAAACAAAATAGTAGGGAAATTTGAAAATAAAGGCAGATATAAGCCAGAGGATCTGAGAGAGGGCTAA
- a CDS encoding iron-sulfur cluster assembly protein yields the protein MRLFGFLKRKDARDVKRKELPEDVKRVVEILKRVRDPETDLNIVDEGLVYGVTIEGKKAQIFLFMARSTPECHFCQMMAINVQRRILRDIINVLKQEGFNKIEIYNEIGLLLEEG from the coding sequence ATGCGGCTGTTTGGCTTTTTAAAGCGGAAAGATGCAAGAGATGTGAAGAGAAAAGAACTGCCCGAGGATGTTAAGCGCGTTGTTGAAATACTAAAGAGAGTCAGGGATCCGGAAACGGATCTAAATATAGTTGACGAAGGTCTCGTTTATGGAGTTACGATTGAAGGCAAAAAGGCCCAGATTTTTCTCTTCATGGCTCGATCAACTCCAGAGTGTCATTTCTGTCAGATGATGGCAATAAACGTGCAGAGAAGAATCCTCAGGGATATAATCAATGTGTTAAAACAGGAAGGCTTTAATAAGATAGAAATCTATAATGAAATTGGACTGCTGCTTGAGGAGGGATAA
- a CDS encoding ferritin family protein, whose product MIPQEFDENNPFEKIKNFSLKELLEMAITSEIGAREFYESLASNIEIEPLKEKISWLAGEERKHEELLRRIHSEMFSGEEIKTPKEHIGPELKPVAKKLQDVKDIIDLIRWAMKAEEMAAQFYEELERLVEGEEKKKLMRYLSDMEKSHYYALRAEYELLLDWSMYSQMMHIGP is encoded by the coding sequence ATGATTCCACAAGAGTTCGATGAGAATAACCCTTTTGAAAAAATTAAGAACTTCTCTCTTAAGGAGCTGTTGGAGATGGCTATAACTTCTGAAATTGGAGCAAGAGAGTTCTATGAAAGTCTCGCCAGCAATATTGAAATTGAACCCTTAAAGGAGAAAATAAGCTGGCTTGCGGGAGAAGAAAGAAAGCATGAAGAGCTTCTTAGAAGGATACATTCCGAAATGTTTTCTGGAGAGGAGATTAAAACTCCAAAAGAACACATAGGGCCTGAGCTGAAGCCAGTTGCGAAGAAACTCCAAGATGTGAAGGATATAATAGATCTCATCAGGTGGGCTATGAAAGCTGAGGAAATGGCGGCTCAATTCTATGAGGAGCTTGAAAGGCTTGTTGAGGGTGAAGAGAAGAAAAAACTGATGAGATATTTGAGTGACATGGAGAAGAGCCATTACTATGCACTAAGAGCTGAATACGAACTTCTTCTTGACTGGTCCATGTACAGCCAGATGATGCATATTGGTCCATGA
- a CDS encoding ferritin family protein, translating into MLAEKPYLLGREKPLSKREIAQALRWAIEAELDAISFYEQLAELIEDERIKHIFYDVANEEKEHVGEFLAALLEVDEELVKYMKEGFEEVEEETGIKVEL; encoded by the coding sequence ATGCTCGCTGAAAAGCCCTATCTCCTGGGAAGGGAAAAGCCCCTCTCAAAGAGAGAAATAGCCCAAGCTTTGCGCTGGGCCATCGAGGCCGAGCTCGACGCCATAAGCTTCTACGAACAGCTGGCGGAGCTCATAGAGGACGAGAGGATAAAGCACATCTTCTACGACGTCGCCAATGAGGAGAAGGAGCACGTCGGGGAGTTCCTGGCGGCGCTCCTTGAAGTTGATGAGGAGCTCGTGAAGTACATGAAAGAAGGCTTCGAGGAAGTTGAAGAAGAGACCGGCATAAAGGTCGAACTGTGA
- the dps gene encoding DNA protection during starvation protein: MSEHNRRLVEKAGIDVEKLLDMLLKAAAAEFTTYYYYTVLRNHAAGMEGETIKEIIEDARLEDRNHFEALVPRIYELGGELPRDIVDFSKMAWCRDAYLPEEPTVENILKVLLEAERCAVGVYTEICKYTFGKDPRTYDLALAILHEEIEHEAWFEELLTGKPSGHFRRTKPGESPFVSKFLR; encoded by the coding sequence ATGTCTGAACACAACCGAAGACTTGTTGAAAAAGCTGGAATAGACGTGGAAAAACTTTTGGATATGCTGCTGAAGGCTGCAGCCGCGGAGTTTACGACCTATTACTACTATACCGTCTTGAGGAACCATGCGGCAGGCATGGAGGGCGAGACGATAAAGGAGATAATCGAGGATGCCCGCCTTGAGGACAGGAACCACTTCGAGGCTTTAGTGCCGAGGATTTACGAGCTTGGCGGTGAGCTCCCGAGGGACATCGTTGACTTCTCCAAGATGGCCTGGTGCCGCGACGCTTACCTCCCCGAGGAGCCGACCGTTGAGAACATCCTTAAGGTCCTCCTTGAGGCAGAGCGCTGTGCGGTCGGCGTTTACACCGAGATATGTAAGTACACCTTTGGGAAAGACCCGAGGACGTACGACTTAGCGTTGGCTATACTCCACGAGGAGATCGAGCACGAAGCGTGGTTTGAGGAGCTCCTCACCGGCAAGCCGAGCGGCCACTTCAGAAGAACCAAGCCCGGGGAGAGCCCCTTCGTCTCGAAGTTCCTGAGGTGA
- a CDS encoding Fur family transcriptional regulator, giving the protein MWKKNALKRLKEKGYKLTPQRLKLVEILDRIGSEHPSLKEVLDEIREEFPTVSFSTLYSNVLTLKELGLLELFSLDGETRVELNTEPHINLISGGKVIDFNDPEIIERIMEKTGRRVRLVNVILD; this is encoded by the coding sequence ATGTGGAAGAAAAATGCTCTTAAAAGGCTCAAAGAAAAAGGTTACAAGCTCACACCCCAGAGGCTCAAACTGGTGGAGATACTCGATAGAATCGGGAGCGAACACCCTTCTCTTAAAGAGGTTCTCGATGAAATCAGGGAGGAATTTCCGACCGTGAGCTTCTCCACCCTGTATTCCAACGTCCTGACTTTGAAAGAGCTCGGCCTGCTCGAACTCTTCTCTCTGGACGGGGAGACAAGGGTTGAGCTCAACACTGAACCCCATATCAACCTGATAAGCGGGGGCAAGGTCATTGACTTCAACGACCCCGAGATAATCGAAAGGATAATGGAGAAAACGGGCAGAAGGGTCAGGCTCGTCAACGTTATCCTCGATTAG
- a CDS encoding ferritin-like domain-containing protein — translation MNELQALASALEIEKAELRFYIQMATKAKNEKAKNMFLFLAREEAEHWDIFEDNLIQKVAETGKIPAAIREIVEELTPKYEGTLSEIKAVELGMQQEKATWEFYEKAAEEAEDKKVRELFRRLAKIEEAHYELLKAQYDSVMKTGIWMDYQDFSLEVD, via the coding sequence ATTAATGAGTTGCAGGCATTGGCATCTGCACTGGAAATTGAAAAGGCAGAGCTTAGATTTTACATCCAAATGGCGACAAAAGCAAAAAATGAAAAAGCTAAGAACATGTTCCTCTTTCTAGCAAGGGAAGAGGCGGAGCATTGGGACATATTTGAGGACAATCTAATCCAGAAGGTTGCAGAAACAGGGAAAATACCCGCTGCCATAAGGGAAATTGTAGAAGAGCTGACTCCAAAGTATGAAGGAACATTGAGTGAGATTAAAGCAGTTGAGCTTGGAATGCAGCAGGAGAAGGCAACTTGGGAATTTTATGAAAAAGCAGCTGAAGAGGCTGAGGATAAGAAGGTAAGAGAACTTTTCCGCAGATTGGCAAAAATAGAAGAGGCACACTACGAGCTGCTCAAAGCTCAATACGACTCAGTGATGAAGACCGGCATCTGGATGGACTATCAGGACTTCAGCCTTGAGGTGGACTAA